ACCACGATCAAAGTATTTCCGCCCATGATCAAAGGATCTGAAAGGGTCTCTTTTAAATGGTAATCTTCCTTTTTCTCTTCCGTCCAGAAAGAGCAGTAGCATCGGATGGCCCACACCAAGGGAAGAAGCCACCTCATTCGCCTTTTTTCCTTATCTCGGTCGAGAAAGAGGATTTTGAATCCACAATGCTCCATCATCAACCTCAAGATCGGAAAGGTCAAAGGAGAAAGGTGGAGCATGTAAAGATGTTCGAACCGATCTCTTCCCAATTTTTTAGGCGAAGGGATTTTAGAAAATAATCCAGTGATGAGAAACCTTAACCTTCTCTCGATATTGAGGTAATTAGGAAGGGTGAGAATCAATTTCCCCCCCGGTTTGAGGACCCGGGAAAACTCTCGAATCGCATTAAAAGGGTTCTCGAGATGTTCGATCCCTTCCACGCAGGTAATCAGATCAAACAGGTCAGCAGGATACGGAAGCGAGCGATTCAGGTCACCAATATCGAGCGTCAAGTCTGGAGCAGAGAAATAAGTTGGATCGATATCACAGCATTGGACTTCGAATCCCAATTTTTTAAGCCGGGCCGCCAAAATCCCCGTTCCCGTAGGGACATCGAGGGCCCTCCCCCTGGGTTCCTTCTGGGCAATCGCCATTACCTTCTCGTGGATCTCCGTCCGGGAGAGGGAGACCATCCCATAGGGCCATTTTGTTGAAGAAGCAATCGGTCGGTTCAATGGAGCCTTTCCTTCACAACCCCCCAAGGGGAAACATAGACAATGCCTCTTTTCCGGCTTTCTCTGACGAGCCGACGGAGAAAGGTCTTTCTACCCCTGATCACAGGATTCTGATGTAAATACCATTTGATAAACCTCAGCCGATCTTTTGGAGATATGAAATGGGGGATTGAGGTGTTGAGTTGGAGGAGATTTTTAAATAGCCTCTTTTCATCTATCTTTTTCCCCAACCGGATATCCTCCAGATCGAGCAGTTTAAAAGACCACTGCTGATCTTCCCTTGAAACGAGAATATTACAGGCCTTCATATCCTGGTGGAAGACCTCTCGTTGATGAAGTCGGCTTAGCCACTGAGAAAAGTCCCGGATGAAACGTTTCTTCGCCTCGTCATCCTCAAAACCCTTGCATAAAAAGCGATCCAGCTCCTCCCCTTCCGGTGCCTCCATAATCAAAAGGCTTTCCCGGGGCAAACCCCGTTCTCGCCTTTCGGCCAAGCCGAGGAGAGGGACGGAGGGCACCCCTCGGACTCGCACCCCGTTCCCTCCCACCCATGCCCTGACCCCTTTAGATCGCCGACACCGCTCTTTCAAACGATCCCACCAATGAGGATAGCAAAATTGCTTAACACATATCCTTTTGTCCCCGGCCTGGAAGATCGAAACCTTGACTTCTGGACTCTGCTTGACCAGCAGGGCTGGAGTCTTTTCGACAAAGGTCCGGTGCCTCTCGATCGCACGGACGAGAAGATCCAAAGGGAAGTCCCTGCGGGAGTAGAAGGTAAACGGTTTATTTTGTTTGACGGAAAATTCGGTGCTCTCTTTTAAACAACGTCTGGTCCGGCTCTCCCATTGTTTTTTTTCGAGACGATTCATCCAGGAATTGATTTTTTGGAAATAGAACGCCTTTTTCTTTTGGTAAGCTAAATCACCCTCAAAGTACTGATCGAGAAATCTTTCGAGCTTCTCTTTCGGCCAGACGAATCTCAAGGAGTGAAAGAGTTGGGCGATATTCCATAATTTCTGACTCATGGAGAGAGAAGGAGAAAACCTCGCCCGGTGGAGATCGGTGAGAAACAGCGACCCACCATCCCAGAGAAAGTTACCGACATGGAGGTCCTGATGAAATAACCCTGCCTGGTGTATCCGGAGAAGCATCTTCACCAGTTCGGTTACAATCCCTTCGTTTCTCAAAAGTTCGGGGTTCTCTGCCAAGGACCCCTCGGAAGGGATCGCTTCCGACATGTAGTAACTTTCCCAGACGAACCCTTTCGATATCCTTTCCATCCATCCCAGAGGGTTCGGGACCTTCAGGCCTCTTTTGCCCGACTGGTAGGCCACGAACCATTCTTTCCTCCCTTTTGAAGGGAAGATGGTATATTTCAAAGCCTCGATCCAGTCTTTCGTCAGATCTCTCTTGAGGAACACCTTTCGTCCGTCCGGTAACAGGAAAAACCCGGTCCACCTCCATTTCGAGTGGCGGATACAACCTCCTCCTAAGGTCAATGCGGAGGCAACCGGATCGAGGAAGAAGGGAGAAGATAGAAACCCAAGCAGATCTTCCCTAATCCATCCTTTCAGGGACCCGGTGGCCACCTTGTGATAAAGGGGTTTAACCATATCGGTTCGGAGATCGCCCCCCTCGTCCTTCGCTCAGCTTTCGAATCTTTCTTTTCAACCTCATCCACAGCCGATCGTCACTTTTCACAAATCTCAGGGGGGGAGCCTTCCCCATTCCTCCTGGGACCCCGTTTTTCGGGCGGTGACCCATATTCCTTTCGGCCGTTTCCGGTCCCCTTCTAAGGTGCAATCCAAAATCTTGAATCGGTTCAGCAATAATTCGATGCCTTGGGGAGTAAAACGCCAGTAATCCTTAGGGGCAGGATGGATTTTAAAATGCATGACGGTGGTTAGGATCAAAAGACCCTCGGGTTTTAACACCCGATAGATCTCATCGATGGCCTTCTGGGG
The genomic region above belongs to Thermodesulfobacteriota bacterium and contains:
- a CDS encoding class I SAM-dependent methyltransferase, translating into MNRPIASSTKWPYGMVSLSRTEIHEKVMAIAQKEPRGRALDVPTGTGILAARLKKLGFEVQCCDIDPTYFSAPDLTLDIGDLNRSLPYPADLFDLITCVEGIEHLENPFNAIREFSRVLKPGGKLILTLPNYLNIERRLRFLITGLFSKIPSPKKLGRDRFEHLYMLHLSPLTFPILRLMMEHCGFKILFLDRDKEKRRMRWLLPLVWAIRCYCSFWTEEKKEDYHLKETLSDPLIMGGNTLIVV
- a CDS encoding class I SAM-dependent methyltransferase; protein product: MREAVVNYVKWVIERYPFEEPILDTCAGWEPNYYQPLFPGRRYLKQDIQDFDPPCIDILCDIADMKPIADESIGLVLNLESLEHLPYPQKAIDEIYRVLKPEGLLILTTVMHFKIHPAPKDYWRFTPQGIELLLNRFKILDCTLEGDRKRPKGIWVTARKTGSQEEWGRLPP